The window GATCGACCCCGTTACGGCGGCGTACTGGAAGGAGCACTACGATCTGTCCTACATCCTGCGTCGCGACTGGAAGGTCCTCGGCCCCAAGCTCCAGGGCAAGTTGCGGATCTACGTCGGCGACATGGACAACTACTACCTCAATAATGCCGTGTATGAGGTGGAGACGTTCCTCAGGGACGCAGACCCGCCGGCGCATGCCGTGGTGGACTACGGGGATCGCGACGAGCATTGCTGGAATGGTGACCACACGCGATCCAACGCCTACTCCCGCCTGCGCTACGTGCAGATGGCCCTGCCGTGGTTCGCCGAGCGGGTGCTGATGGCCTCACCGGCGGGGGCGGACCTACGGAGCTGGCGGTACTAGTCGCGAGACGGCAGACGGCGCCGTGCGGCCGTCTGCCGAAATTCCGCACCACGGCGTGGGGCTAGCCCGCGCGGCCGAGTTGGCGGGTGTACTTCACCGTAAACGACCGCGCGATCGGGGCTTGCCAGCTGCTGAAGCCGTCGGCGCGCTCGCCGTCGTTGAAGACGATGAACAGCCCGGTCCCGGCGGTGTTCAGCCAGGCAAAGCGCAGGTTGGCCGTGAACACCTGCTGCTGGTTGTTGTATTGCGTCAAGCTCTGGAAGAACACCCGGGGGGTGAAGAAGTAGGCGAACTTGAGCCCGATCAGCTTACGGACGAAGTCGCCCTGGTCGAGGTTCACGTCCTGGTAGTCCAGCAGCAGCGACGACGAGATCGTCGAGCCGCTGCGCAGTGTAAACGTGGCATTGCCGCCGTTCCGCGTGCCCTCGTAAAACGGACCGAAGTCCGCGCGCCCAACAAAGGAAAACACGCGGCTCGGGTCCGTGTTGAAGTCAAACCCCAGCTGCGCCCAGTCGTACGATCCGACGGGGATATTCACCCCCGGGGCGATGGCAAACGGGGCCTGCAGCCCCTCGTGGAAGATGTTCAGCTCCGGGCCAAACCGCGCGCCGCTGTTGAATTCCACCTCGGTCATGTCCACGTGGACCTGACCGTTCTGGTAGAAGCCGTCCATCCCGAAGTACCCCCGGAAGTTGGTGTGCGGATTCCATTGCCGCACGCGTTTCCAGTCGGGATTGCGCACCAGGCGCATGGCGGCCACCTCGTAGAACCGGAACCCGGCGGGGCGATTGAGGAACCCAACCTCCGGGTTGAAATCCTCCCCGACCTGCAGCGTGCGCACCGAGTTGTTCCAGTCGCGGGTCTTGTACTCCGCGCGGGCGGTCCACGCGAGGTCGTCGCCGGTTCGGTCGGGAGTTTCGGACTTGGCGCCCCACCAGTCGAAGGTCCAGGCCTGGCCCACGCCGACTCGACCGTCGAAACCGTAGACACGATTGTAATCGTCGCGATCGCCCGTCCGCATGCGCTGCACACCAATCACGCCCAGCCGGGAGCGTGCTGAGAGCTCCCGTACCGCGCGGGCCACCGTGTAGCTGTTGCCCTTCACCGCGCCGGTGTTGTCCGTGAACATCTGTAGCGCGCCGACGGTGAGGCCGCCGATGCGCCCCGTCAGTCGTCCGCCCCCGATGATCGGCGTCGGTTGTCCCACCGAGTCTATCCCGATCCGACGGGTGAAGAACAGGTCCACCGCTTGTGGCGTCCCCGCCGCGAACACCCCGGCGTTTTCCAGGAAGAAGGGACGCTTCTCGGGAAAGAAGATCGGGAAGCGCGTCAGGTTGGTGCGCTGCTCGTCCACCTCCACCTGCGCGAAGTCCGTGTTGTACGTCAGGTCGAGCGTCAGCGCCGGGGTGATCCCGATCTTGGCGTCGGCGCCAAACTCCCCCGGGGTACGGAACTTCGATTCCGTGAGATAGTTGCGCGTCGTTTGTCCCAGGACATACGGGGTGACGGTCGCGATGCGGTTCTCCGGCACCTGCAGCCCTTCCAGCGAGCCGGCCTGCGACAGGCGGGCGATCGAAAACTGTCGGTTCACCCGCGACCAGAGGGCTTCCTCATTCTTGCGGCGAATGCCGCGCATGATGTTGAAGCCCCATGTCTGTTCGCGCCCACCGCCATAGCGAATGGTCCGAAATGGGATCCGGAACTCTGCATACCAGCCCTGGGCATCCTGGGACGTCGCCACGGTCCAGCTGGCATCCCAGTTGAGATTCATCCCACCCATCGAGCCCGCCTGCGCCCGGGTTTGCCCGGCCTGGAACACCCCACCCCCCTCACCCTCTCGCACCACCTGCGCATCGTGCTCGATTCCGCTGGGGGTCGTCCCGAACAGGAAGCCGTTCTGTCGGTCGTGGTACGTGTCGAGGATGAAGCCGAAGTAGTCACTGTTGGTGAGTGTTACGTCGCGAATCTTCTCACTCGGCACGATCAGGGCGGCCTCGCGGTCGAACAGCCAGGCCGCGATGTACAGCGCTTCGCCGTCGGACGTGACCCGTACCTCGGTGCGCTCGGTGACCGGCGTGCCTTCCTGCGGCTCACGCTGGACGAACTCGGTGAACAACGTCGCCTCCTTCCACGCGGCGTCGTCGAGCCTGCCGTCGATCACGGGGGCCGTGGTGGTCTGCGTGGCGCGGGCGACGCGACTCATCCCGTTGGTGCTCGATGAGGCAGGGGGCTGGGCGACCAACAGCGCGGGAACGACGAGCGACAGCAGGAGCGGGCGATTCATCACACACATGGCGGCGAGAGGCAATGGACTGGACGTGCGCCCGCAAGCTACGCCTTGGGCATTCCGGCGTCACCCGGCGGCGCGGGAAGGTCGATGCGAAACTGCGTGCCCTCGGGGCCGGATCGGACGAGCTGCACCGTACCCGCGTGCGCCTCGACCACCCCTCGGGTGATGGCCAACCCCAGGCCGGCGCCGTCATCTTCACGGCGTCCGCGACGCCCGCGAAAGAACCGGTCGAAGACGCGCGGTTGTTCACTCTCCGGAATCCCGGTGCCGCGATCCGTGACGGTGAGGCGAAACCAGGCGCCATCGCGCGACAACTCGAGTTCCACCGGGACGGTCGCGGGCGAGTGTCGCAGCGCGTTCACGGTCAGGTTGGTGACGGCGCGCGTGAGCAGGGCCTCGTCGCCACGCAGCGCGTAATCGCCGACGGCGATGCGCACCACGATGCGATCCGCAGCGCCCGGCAGTCGCCGCAGCGCCGACGCCGTGTCCTCCAGGAGCTCGTCGAGGTACAGCGGCACAGCCTGGACCATGGCCTCGCGGGCGCGCATGCGCGCGAGCAGAAACAGCTCCTCCACGATCCGCGTGAGCGACCGCGATTCCTGGCGGATGAGGCGCAGGGATCCCCGGAGGGACCGGAGGTCCGCGTCCTCATTGTCGAGTGCAACCTGCGCCTCACCGCTGATCACCGCGACCGGGGTTCGCAGCTCATGGGCGGCAGCGGCCATGAAGGTGCGTTGTTCCTCGCCGGATTCTTCCGCCCGATCGAGCAGGTGGTTGAGCGATGCGATGAGGTGTTTCCACGCCGGTCCAAGTCCGGCAGGTTCAGGGAAGCGCAAGCCGGGATTCCCGCGGCCGATCTCCTGGGCGCGTTGGTCCAGCTCCTGCATGGTTTCTGCACCGCGACGCATGTACAGGAGCGGGATGGCGGCAGCCACGACGACGAGCAGGAGGAACCAGGGCCATCCGTTCCGGAGTTCGCGCAGCGTTTCCAGGCGTTCGCGCTCGGACACGAGGAAGCCCAGCGCGATCTGCTGTTCACCGAGCTGGAGGTGCCTGACCATGAGGCGCGCCTGCCCACTCGCGGTCGGGAGGGTCACATACAGGTGACCTTCAACGGGCGCGTCGCGCAGGACCGCGTCGACGCGGGTCCGTGGGGGCTGCTCGAACGCGACGGGCGATGGATTAGGGTCCTGCAGGTTGTCGCGCGGGTCAACAAACTCTCCCGTGCTGGTGAAGCGCACGACGACGTTGGCAACCCGGGGCAGCATGGTGTGGAGCACGCGCAGGACCACCTCGTGCGTGGGTCCACCGCGGGCATGCTCGCGCTCCATGGTGGCCACCACGACCTGCTCCACATCGCTCAGTCGGTCGTCGATGCGCCGCAACGCGGCGTTGCTGCTGAACCGGTAGACAAGCGCGCTACCAAACAGCAGCGTCGCGACAAAGGTCAGGACCGTCAGTGCGACGCCAGGTGCCTGCCGCTGGCTCACTCGCGACCGAGGTAATACCCGGCGCCGCGACGTGTCTGCACCAGGGGCGGACCGGAGGCATCCACTTTCGCCCGGAGCCGGTTGACCGTGACCTCAAGGGCATTCGAGACCGGGTCGTGTCGATCGTCCCAGACGTATTCCGTGATCTCTGCACGCGACACGACGCGTCCCACGTTTCGTGCAAGGATTTCCAAGGTCATGTATTCCTTGCGCGTCAGCTCCAGCGCGCGTCCCGCGCGTGTGGCAGTGTTTGCCCGGGTGTCGACCACGAGATCATCGTAATTCAGCACTGGCTCGTGAACCGCCGGCATGCGCCGACCCAGCGCACGGACGCGGGCGAAGAACTCTTCCAGTTCAAACGGCTTGCCCAGGTAGTCATCCGCCCCAGCGTCGAGCCCTTCCACCCGGTCGGCCAGTGAGTCCCGCACGGTGAGCATCAGGATGGGCACCGACTGCTGTTGGGCGCGCAACGCCCGGCAGAGATCCACGCCATCTCCGTCCGGCAACTGGCGATCGAGCACGATGACGTTGTAGTCGGACGCCGTGCCCGCCCGGGTGGCCTCCGCGACAGTCGTCATGGTATCAACCGCATGTCCGCGGGACCGAAGGGCACGTTCCACGATGCTGGACAGCTGGGCGTCGTCTTCGACGAGAAGGACTCGCATGGGAAATTGGTGGCCGCAACCTCGCGGCGCGGTAAACGGTTGCGCTTGAGCCGCCCGGCGACCGGCGATGTCGCCGTCGTCGGCGTTATCGACCCGATGTCGCCGACTTGAAGACGGCGTCCAGCCCCTTCACGAATACATCACGAGGGAGGGCACCAGGCACAATCTCGCCGTTGATCACGAACGTCGGTGTCCCGCGCACGTACAAGGCGCGCGCGAGCGCGTTGTTCCGTTCGAGGGTCTCTGCCGCCGCTCGCCCCTGTACGCAGCGACCATACGAAGCGCTGTTGACCCCGGACTCGGCCGCGTAGCGGGCGATCAAGGTCACCGGACTCTTTGACGCCATCCATGCCTTGCGATTGGCATACAGCCGATCGTGCATCGGCCAGAATTTCCCCTGTTCGGCCGCGCACAGGCTGCCGATCGCCGCCTCCTTCGCGTTCGGGAACATCCCGATCACGAAGGGGACGAAGCGCCAGTACACTTTCCCGGGCTTCGTGTAGATCGAGTCGAGGGCGGGCATCGTCTCGGCGGCGAATTTCGCGCAATAGCTGCAGCCAAAATCTGCCAGCTCGACGATCCACACCGGCGCTCCCGGCTTCCCCTTTTCGATCCCGAAGCCGTCCAGGGTGACGACCTTCTCGGCCAGCTGCACGCGCATCTGGCTCCGGGCGGCGGTGCCGCTGACGGCGAGCGCAAGAAGGGCGATCAGGAAGCGGCGCATGAACTCGGCGGCGGAGGTGTTGACGCGGGATCTGGAGGCGCACGCTGCATCCAGCGTCCACACACATATACGCTCCAGGGTCGAAAGATCACCCGGGGCCCTCCCCGGAAGAAGGGACGGCGG is drawn from Gemmatimonadota bacterium and contains these coding sequences:
- a CDS encoding carbohydrate binding family 9 domain-containing protein, translated to MNRPLLLSLVVPALLVAQPPASSSTNGMSRVARATQTTTAPVIDGRLDDAAWKEATLFTEFVQREPQEGTPVTERTEVRVTSDGEALYIAAWLFDREAALIVPSEKIRDVTLTNSDYFGFILDTYHDRQNGFLFGTTPSGIEHDAQVVREGEGGGVFQAGQTRAQAGSMGGMNLNWDASWTVATSQDAQGWYAEFRIPFRTIRYGGGREQTWGFNIMRGIRRKNEEALWSRVNRQFSIARLSQAGSLEGLQVPENRIATVTPYVLGQTTRNYLTESKFRTPGEFGADAKIGITPALTLDLTYNTDFAQVEVDEQRTNLTRFPIFFPEKRPFFLENAGVFAAGTPQAVDLFFTRRIGIDSVGQPTPIIGGGRLTGRIGGLTVGALQMFTDNTGAVKGNSYTVARAVRELSARSRLGVIGVQRMRTGDRDDYNRVYGFDGRVGVGQAWTFDWWGAKSETPDRTGDDLAWTARAEYKTRDWNNSVRTLQVGEDFNPEVGFLNRPAGFRFYEVAAMRLVRNPDWKRVRQWNPHTNFRGYFGMDGFYQNGQVHVDMTEVEFNSGARFGPELNIFHEGLQAPFAIAPGVNIPVGSYDWAQLGFDFNTDPSRVFSFVGRADFGPFYEGTRNGGNATFTLRSGSTISSSLLLDYQDVNLDQGDFVRKLIGLKFAYFFTPRVFFQSLTQYNNQQQVFTANLRFAWLNTAGTGLFIVFNDGERADGFSSWQAPIARSFTVKYTRQLGRAG
- a CDS encoding HAMP domain-containing histidine kinase, with amino-acid sequence MSQRQAPGVALTVLTFVATLLFGSALVYRFSSNAALRRIDDRLSDVEQVVVATMEREHARGGPTHEVVLRVLHTMLPRVANVVVRFTSTGEFVDPRDNLQDPNPSPVAFEQPPRTRVDAVLRDAPVEGHLYVTLPTASGQARLMVRHLQLGEQQIALGFLVSERERLETLRELRNGWPWFLLLVVVAAAIPLLYMRRGAETMQELDQRAQEIGRGNPGLRFPEPAGLGPAWKHLIASLNHLLDRAEESGEEQRTFMAAAAHELRTPVAVISGEAQVALDNEDADLRSLRGSLRLIRQESRSLTRIVEELFLLARMRAREAMVQAVPLYLDELLEDTASALRRLPGAADRIVVRIAVGDYALRGDEALLTRAVTNLTVNALRHSPATVPVELELSRDGAWFRLTVTDRGTGIPESEQPRVFDRFFRGRRGRREDDGAGLGLAITRGVVEAHAGTVQLVRSGPEGTQFRIDLPAPPGDAGMPKA
- a CDS encoding response regulator transcription factor, which codes for MRVLLVEDDAQLSSIVERALRSRGHAVDTMTTVAEATRAGTASDYNVIVLDRQLPDGDGVDLCRALRAQQQSVPILMLTVRDSLADRVEGLDAGADDYLGKPFELEEFFARVRALGRRMPAVHEPVLNYDDLVVDTRANTATRAGRALELTRKEYMTLEILARNVGRVVSRAEITEYVWDDRHDPVSNALEVTVNRLRAKVDASGPPLVQTRRGAGYYLGRE
- a CDS encoding thioredoxin domain-containing protein; the protein is MRRFLIALLALAVSGTAARSQMRVQLAEKVVTLDGFGIEKGKPGAPVWIVELADFGCSYCAKFAAETMPALDSIYTKPGKVYWRFVPFVIGMFPNAKEAAIGSLCAAEQGKFWPMHDRLYANRKAWMASKSPVTLIARYAAESGVNSASYGRCVQGRAAAETLERNNALARALYVRGTPTFVINGEIVPGALPRDVFVKGLDAVFKSATSGR